The following are encoded in a window of Heterodontus francisci isolate sHetFra1 chromosome 2, sHetFra1.hap1, whole genome shotgun sequence genomic DNA:
- the zgc:136493 gene encoding probable 2-ketogluconate reductase isoform X3 translates to MSDRAYVLTSDLNETKGIPERYAEIKKYFNIIYFEEFLKNKEEFANKIQLVLMWECSLTIDEKLLKSLPQLKAIVSNGVGVDHLDLPLIFSFGVKVANTPHVVDNATADMGMALMLASARNILEGQKIATSPDTKSYPFNWYGIEVTGATLGIVGMGRIGYKVAQRAKGFDMKILYHNRNRRAEEEEKLVGACYCAKIDDLLQESDFVMLVVNLTPQTCKLIGKRELSLMKPNATLINICRGAVVDQDALVKALQKGVIRAAALDVTDPEPLPRDHPLLHLPNVILTPHLGTATDKTSHKMLEKIIENALAVVRGLPIPDEVLP, encoded by the exons ATGAGCGATCGGGCTTATGTTTTAACCTCTGACCTTAATGAAACAAAGGGTATCCCAGAAAGGTATGCAGAAATCAAGAAATATTTCAACATCATCTACTTTGAAGAATTCCTGAAAAATAAAGAGGAGTTTGCGAATAAAATCCAGCTTGTTTTGATGTGGGAATGCTCTCTCACAATAGATGAAAAGCTTCTAAAATCTCTGCCTCAGTTGAAGGCCATTGTAAGCAATGGAGTTGGTGTGGATCATCTCGACCTACCTTTGATCTTCAGTTTTGGGGTGAAGGTGGCCAACACTCCTCATGTGGTGGACAATGCTACTGCAGACATGGGCATGGCTTTAATGTTGGCATCTGCCAGGAATATACTGGAAG GTCAGAAGATTGCAACTTCTCCAGATACTAAAAGTTATCCTTTCAACTGGTATGGAATAGAAGTAACTGGGGCCACTCTTGGAATCGTTGGAATGGGACGGATTGGATACAAAGTTGCTCAGAGAGCCAAAGGATTCGATATGAAAATTCTGTATCACAATAGGAACAGGAG GGCTGAGGAGGAGGAGAAACTGGTTGGAGCTTGTTATTGTGCAAAGATTGATGATCTCCTGCAGGAGTCAGACTTTGTGATGTTGGTGGTAAATCTGACTCCTCAAACCTGCAAACTAATTGGGAAAAGAGAGCTTAGTCTAATGAAACCCAACGCCACTCTCATCAATATCTGTCGAG GTGCAGTGGTTGATCAGGATGCTTTGGTGAAAGCGCTTCAGAAGGGGGTTATTCGTGCAGCAGCTCTGGATGTTACTGACCCAGAGCCTCTTCCAAG GGATCATCCTTTGCTGCACTTACCAAATGTCATTCTGACTCCCCATCTTGGAACTGCCACTGATAAGACCAGTCATAAAATGCTGGAGAAAATTATTGAAAATGCTTTGGCTGTTGTTCGTGGGCTTCCaattcctgatgaagtgctgccatGA